AGCCCTGGTATCAGCACCAAGAAAAACCAGGCTCCTGGTTGTATGGATGGACTGCCTCTGCTCACCTTCCAGGCTCTCTGCAATATCTCCCCTTGCAGGTCTCTCTAAACTGttgtgatatatatatatatattctggtACatacaatatataaatatatgatgAAATGAAGGGACAAAGCTATGAAGTTTCTTATCAAACATAACCCCTTAAGcacaaaatttttctttagatGAGAAAAATTTTACCTATGTCAGTATCAACCAAATCTATTTGGTACCATATACAAAGATTGTATATGTCCCTGAGGAAAAATTCCATGAAATTTCTCCTCTAGGCTATATAAATTATGTGTAATCCTGTCAATAGACATAATCCTGCTAATCCTCATGTTCTTACATAAAATAGATGATATTTTAAAGTCTATAGGCAAATCAGGATACAATCCATGCAGATGTCTGTGGCAAAATTAGAAATTATCTTTGTAATGGAAACATAAGCataatatttcacagaatcatagaatcatagaatcatcaaacttggaaaagacctttaggatcatcaagtccaaccatcaactcagcaccaccaccatgttcaccattaaaccataacctcaagtgccatatccatatgcttttttaaacactttcagggtcgatgactccaccacttccctgggcagttccaatgctttacaaccctttctgtgaaaaaaaattaaaatcctaaTATCTattctaaacctctcctgatgCAATTTAAAGCAATTTCTTCTCTGGCAGAAGAGACCGATCCCCACCCAGCtgcaatctcctttcaggtacttgtagagagcaataagatCCCCCCTTAGCCtacttttctccaggctaaacgACCCTAggtccctcagctgctcctcataggacttatgttccagacccttcaccagcttttttccccttctctgggcacgctccagcaccttaatgtctttcttgtagtgagaggtccaaaactgaactcagtgatcATGTAAGAAAATTTGCATAACTATCTCAGGTATTTTAACATTGCATTGCTATCATTTTATATTGCATTGCTATCATTTTATATTGCATTGCTATCATTTTATATTGCATTGCTATCATTTATATGAGAGGAAGCCTTTCAAAACTGTGTTTGATGAAAATATCCTATTTTCCTTTACAGTTCTTGTGATATCATTGGAAATAACTTTCTTCATTTGTGGTCTGCTGTTTGCTCTGGTTGTGGAAGAATGGGTTTGGGATTATGCTGTAACAGTTACTATTATTCATATCATCATAACTTCAGTTGGTAAGTAGGTTTACTGCTAAATATTTGCATAGTATCAAAACAAATCAACTATGATTCATCTACTGTATTACTGGACTAACTTAATATTCTTTAAAGCTAAACAAATATGTATCTCTATTTTCCATCCATTTGACTCATGCCTGTATATCAATCCTCCCATTTAAAACTGTTCTGGATTGTTGCAGAATTTTAAACCactattttgttattaaaaaaatcacaggttCAGTTCACAGTCTAACACTTCATATGAAACAGATCCAGCCTAGATACAACTTCAGCATCTAGGACGTGGGGGTTATTTCAAATCAAAAAATTAATAGTTTTTCATGTCCTGACACTTTAAGATCTACTAATTTAACACTTTAACTCTAGTTAAGAGTAAAAAGGAGTTTGGCTTCAGCAAAGTCAATGCAAAGGTTTTGAGTTAAATCTTTGAACTAAATCTCTTtgaggaaaatgaagcattttatcattaaaactttttcccccctgaaaCTCTTTCcctcaaaggaaagaaaaggaaaagaactagCTGCTGTAAATGAGACTCATCATCACTTTCTGCCAGCACCTGGTAACCTGCTTCCTCTTCTCAAGATGTTTAGCAGAATGCTTCTACGGCTAATTAGGAAATATAATTTAACTTTATCTTTGCCAGACCCCATTGGGGATTCTTTTCTCTTGTAACAATGAGCTTAGTATGATTATTCTAGaatttagaaaaaggaaaaacaccaCTGGCAAATTAGGACTACTTTCCTACTACATAGTAATCaatcttcccttttctgttGCTTTGTCCATTTGTCTTCTAGCATTTTAGACAGATGGAGATTCCCCAGTTCCTATGACAAATTAAGCCAGAGACCAACAGAGACTTCATCTTAAAAAATTAAGCATAATTTCCCATTTGATTTCTTGGAATTTAAACTACTGTTATTCCTCATTAataacttctgtatttaaatcAAGGAATTTACAAAAACTACAAAAGAATCTGCTTTGTACATAATTTATACAGGAAGATAGCATCTGTCATTAAAATAGATGATGCATTTTGATGTCCAAACAGCCACAgatttgttatttcttctttcagatGGCCAACCAAACCTCTGCTGGCTGACCTTGAGCAGTGTGCCTCCTAGCCCACTTTATTACCTCTACAGTTCTGTCACTTTTTGGGGGGGAAGCAATATTGAGACATATAATGGCCCTGCAGCTGATCATGGAGGGGAGATGTGGGTCAGCTTGCATGTGGCAGGGGCCAGTGCCTGGCCCAGGAGGGAGCATGCCATGCTATAGTGTTAGCCTGCgctgtgcagccccagctgTCTGTCACACATGGCATCAGCCATTACACAAAAATGTCAGGCTACTTAATTTATTTGGATTGTAACAGTATGTAGGCACTCTAGCAGGGAAATTGTGTCTCTGTAGTGCTAAACTGTGCACAGGTAAGtaataaaaaaggcatttcttcTGCAGGGTGTCTAAGAGGTCGGTTTAGCACACTTATTAGGTTTAGATTTGTGTTCCAGTGGGATCCTTCATGTGGCTAAGCTTAATGGTATGGTATCTGAATAATCAGGACCTAAAGCATTTGCCATTTCAAtacatgtaaaatatataaTCTATGAAACATAACTAAGCAGACCTTTGATAACATGGTACACTGTTTACATATCCCAATTCttacagttttaaaatttacatttctacttttcttcttcttgcaGTTATGTCTGAATTCCCCCTGATGTTACACTGGTGGCTGGCATTAGGTATAATGACATTCTTTAAAGTTTAATTTATTAGAATCTGAGTACTATTTATAGTATGAATTGTTTCTATTAACTGTCTGTTGCCTCACTAATCTGAGAATTTTCAACATTTAAAGAGGAAATATAGGCTTTTCATTTATACTTCTTTTAATGACACAGGTAAGTAATGCTGGACTAGCATTTgcctcatcttaaaaaaaatctctattaaAACCAGGATGTGCTCAGCTTATGTTAATCttgcaaacaaacagcagacACATAACTTGAAATAAGTCATGATTAAGTCCTGACTAATCAAACTATCTCAATGCAGGTGTCAAAAAGACAGTTGTCCAAACTAGTCTTCCTTGATACCCTTTACAATGAATGGGAAAAACCACACACTTCCAGAAGCAAGTTTTATAAAAACTACGTAAAGGTACTTAAGATAGATGAGAAGAATTCCAGTCATCATGTTTCTTCAAAGTGAATGGCAAATGTACATTTCTGAATGTTTAATTGTctgtaaaattaaaagcataGATTTGTACTTGAAAAACAGATTATCTCGAAAAATAGTTTAGAGAAAAGGACTGGCTTCTGTTCTTCTTTCTTATATGATGGATAACAAAGATCAACAGCTGCAGTAAATTCCTAAATGATGGAGAGAGGCAAATAAATTCCCTGTCCTGCAACTAGTTTTGcatcagcagctgctgggtCTCGTATCTTTGTGGGTACATAAATCCttgaacaaaatatttaagtagATGggccatttttttaaaaaattgaagacAAAAAGAATGCCAGTTTAAAGTTTTATCATAAAGCTTGTATTCCActataaaaattaatacaaaacaGCCATATCTTTTCTTTCAGGATCTGGAGTAATTTCAATGATTTGTGGAGGACAGATTTTGGCATACTGCTTGTTCAAAGACAACTTCATTTACCCCATTCTAGAtgatttttgaaaaggaaaattagaaCTTGCTTCTATATCTGTACGATTTTTATGGTTTCATTAACAGTGTAATTAAAATGAAGATAGCAACTGTCTAATGTTTATCTTACCAGACCTCTTGTGTCTTATGTTTTTTTGCAATGTCAATGTCATCACTTTCAGCTCTTGTATGTACATTTTCCATTAATCAAATAGTTAGATAC
This DNA window, taken from Pseudopipra pipra isolate bDixPip1 chromosome 3, bDixPip1.hap1, whole genome shotgun sequence, encodes the following:
- the TMEM244 gene encoding putative transmembrane protein 244 translates to MVSLFKEVVLVNLLICIVVFYTVYYVVLSVCFAVFKIKMLDGLAPFDFKTNPSWINPYYLVLVISLEITFFICGLLFALVVEEWVWDYAVTVTIIHIIITSVVMSEFPLMLHWWLALGSGVISMICGGQILAYCLFKDNFIYPILDDF